From a region of the Anoplopoma fimbria isolate UVic2021 breed Golden Eagle Sablefish chromosome 16, Afim_UVic_2022, whole genome shotgun sequence genome:
- the hsd3b1 gene encoding hydroxy-delta-5-steroid dehydrogenase, 3 beta- and steroid delta-isomerase 1, which produces MVLMRPAMSLRGEVCVVTGAGGFLGKRLVRLLLEEEQTAEIRLLDKQIQPQLLESLEDCRGDTKLSIFEGDIRDSEFLRKSCRGASIVFHIASIIDVKDAVEYSEIYGVNVKGTQLLLEACIQENVASFIYTSTIEVMGPNSRGDPLINGSEDTVYECALKFAYSKTKKEAEWRTLQAHGEVLQNGGRLTTCALRPMYIYGEGCRFLLGHMGEGIRNNNVLFRMSRPEALVNPVYVGNVAVAHLQAARGLKDPQRRSAIGGKFYFVCDDTPPVSYSDFNHMVMSPLGFSIQEKLMYPLWLLYAVCFLMEMLCMMVRPFKRVVPPLNRQLVTMLNTPFSFSYQKAKRDLGYEPRYTWAEARKRTTEWLASELPMERERIRGN; this is translated from the exons atggtgctgatgag ACCTGCGATGTCTCTGAGAggtgaggtgtgtgtggtgACGGGAGCCGGTGGATTCCTGGGGAAGAGGCTGGTGAGGCTTCTGCTGGAGGAAGAACAAACCGCTGAGATACGACTGCTGGACAAACAAATACAGCCGCAGCTATTAGAGTCTCTGGAGG ACTGTAGAGGCGACACAAAGCTGAGTATTTTCGAGGGCGACATCAGAGACAGTGAATTCCTGAGAAAAAGCTGTCGAGGAGCATCGATCGTCTTCCACATCGCCTCCATCATTGACGTTAAGGACGCAGTGGAGTACAGCGAGATATACGGGGTCAACGTCAAAG GAACGCAGCTGCTTCTGGAGGCTTGTATCCAGGAGAACGTGGCGTCCTTCATCTACACCAGCACCATCGAAGTGATGGGACCAAACTCCAGAGGCGATCCCTTAATCAACGGCAGTGAGGACACGGTGTACGAGTGCGCCCTGAAGTTCGCCTACAGCAAGACCAAGAAGGAGGCCGAGTGGAGAACCCTGCAGGCCCACGGAGAGGTTCTCCAGAACGGAGGCCGGCTGACCACGTGCGCCCTCCGACCGATGTACATCTACGGGGAGGGCTGCCGCTTCCTGTTGGGCCACATGGGCGAAGGCATACGAAACAACAACGTTCTGTTCCGCATGTCTCGACCGGAAGCCCTAGTGAATCCTGTGTACGTCGGCAACGTGGCCGTGGCTCACCTCCAAGCAGCACGCGGCCTCAAAGATCCACAAAGAAGAAGCGCCATCGGAGGGaagttttactttgtttgtgaCGACACGCCGCCTGTGAGCTACTCGGACTTCAACCACATGGTGATGTCTCCTCTGGGCTTCAGCATTCAGGAGAAGCTCATGTACCCGCTGTGGCTCCTCTACGCCGTCTGCTTCCTCATGGAGATGTTGTGCATGATGGTCCGGCCTTTCAAACGCGTCGTCCCGCCACTGAACCGGCAGCTCGTCACCATGTTGAACACGCCGTTCAGCTTCTCCTATCAGAAGGCCAAGAGGGACCTGGGATACGAACCCAGATACACCTGGGCGGAGGCTCGCAAACGCACCACCGAGTGGCTGGCGTCAGAGCTGCcaatggagagggagagaataagaggaaattaa